In Miscanthus floridulus cultivar M001 chromosome 5, ASM1932011v1, whole genome shotgun sequence, one genomic interval encodes:
- the LOC136451337 gene encoding uncharacterized protein, translating into MVKGRPKPTPIKAAAEVIFDPLASRARKPRRPGAPSASKERHSFMGSSLSDMYREPVLEKSADTSDEEPEIDIMKLLKDVEIIGAPTFKGRKKIENRRVVELGGKAVKKHRTPLSVAKPAMKNQKKREQKKMEEEKLLGIFGKRDKNTKAQKTRPEDRVLRATEGRFKNGILDVKHLLAPPKPSGRDAPEPKMRKGKHKGKGKQKGGRRKRR; encoded by the exons ATGGTGAAGGGGAGGCCCAAGCCAACGCCGATCAAGGCGGCTGCGGAAGTGATCTTTGACCCGTTGGCCTCCCGTGCCCGGAAGCCCCGCCGCCCTGGGGCGCCGTCGGCCAGCAAAGAGCGGCACAGCTTCATG GGATCGAGTCTCTCGGATATGTATCGGGAGCCAGTTTTGGAGAAATCTGCTGACACATCTGATGAGGAGCCTGAGATTGATATCATGAAGCTGTTGAAAGATGTTGAGATCATTG GTGCCCCTACATTTAAGGGGCGGAAGAAAATCGAGAACCGTAGAGTCGTTGAGTTGGGTGGAAAG GCCGTTAAGAAGCACCGCACACCATTGAGTGTCGCGAAGCCAGCTATGAAAAATCAGAAGAAAAGAGAACAAAAGAAAATGGAAGAG GAAAAACTACTTGGGATCTTTGGGAAAAGAGACAAGAATACCAAAGCTCAGAAGACTAGACCAGAGGACCGAGTTCTTAGGGCCACAGAAGGGCGCTTTAAGAATGGTATACTGGACGTCAAGCATCTTCTGGCGCCACCGAAACCATCAGGGAGGGACGCTCCAGAACCGAAGATGAGAAAGGGCAAGCACAAGGGGAAGGGTAAACAGAAGGGGGGCAGAAGGAAGAGACGTTGA